The genomic interval CTGGCAAGTCGTTCCAAAATCGATCGCAGCGATGGTGAGCTATGAAGCCGAGCGGCGAATCGTCTCCGAGTTCGACCCTGAAGCGTCCTATTCGACTGGCCGAAACACGCGGGGATACCTGCTTCGTATCGCAGAGAACGACGGACGGCTGACTGGGATGCCCCTCTTCTCACTGCTCTACCCGAGCGTCACGCTCGCAACCATCGGGGATCCTTCGATGATTACTCCCACTGAGGAGGGACGCGATCGTCCGAGCCAAGAGACGGTTCGTGCCACGATTGCTGATCGTATTGAATCACGACTGCAGCCGCTACTCGACCGAGTTCCTCACGATTCACTTGACACCGGAGGACCTCACTCTCACGATGAGGCGTGGTACTGGGCCGCACCACTTCTGCTTGATCTGGAGAATTATGAAACGGCGATCACTGCCTGGTTAGGCCGTTCTGATCTCGCCTCTCTCTGGCAAGGGGAGTTAGCAGACCGCGCTTCGTCGAGCGAGCACAAACACTGGGATGCACACATCGCACGCTTCCGGCAAATGGCAGCTGGCGAGATACCACTAGGTGCACCACCCGATGATCTGGTCGAGACGCTAACCGACATTGCGCTTGGCGGTCCTGCAACTTGCGCTCTCCGAGCTCTGACGCGAATCGTTGACACAGAGGATGAATCAAACCTCGAAGCGGCGATTACTGGTGCGGCGCAGGTTGGCTGGGGATTTCGATCTGTGTTCAATCTCCCCGAAACAACATCTCTCATTCGGAGTCTCCACCCCGCAGAGCCCTACTGGCGTCGAATCCCGGAGTACTGCCGCGACGGGAATTTCCAGGCCGTCCTCGACGAGTGGGTACATATGCTCAATGATTTCGGCTTAGCGGATGAACCGCCCGAGGTTGTTGCTACCACTGTCTCCGAGCGCATGGTCCAAGCACTCAGTCTTCGGACCGCGTCGGCAAAGCTCGACGACGTTCAAGTACACGACGGGGACATCGACCTACAGGAAAAGGGTATCCGGTGCCATTTCGGGCTGCAGTTTGGCGACGTCGAAGATTTCGATTCGTCGACGACCATTCGAACCGATCAGGTTCGACGTGCCTTCAACTCCCCATTTTGGCCCTTTGTTCTGGCAACGACGTCGGTCGGGCAGGAAGGACTTGATTTTCATCCATACTGCCACGCAGTTGTGCATTGGAATCTTCCGTCGAATCCGGTCGATCTTGAACAGCGTGAGGGGCGGGTTCACCGATACAAGGGACATGCGGTTCGAAAGAACGTGGCACGGGCCTATCAGTCGCAGGTCCTCCCAACACGCAACGGCGTCGATGTTTGGTCGGAACTGTTTGAGCACGCCTCACGGTCCGCTGAAGCAACTGATACAGACCTCGTTCCCTATTGGGTGTTCACGAACAGCAACGGAGAGAGCGCCCGTATCGAGCGCCATGCGCCGGTGCTTCCAGTGAGCCGTGAGGAACAGCGACTAACTGAACTTAAGCAATCGCTTGCAGTCTATCGGATGGCGTTTGGGCAGCCACGTCAGGACGACCTCGTTGAGTATCTCCTGCAACATCTCTCTGAAGACGAGCTCGGTGAGCAGTTCGACGACCTTAGAATCGATTTGTCACCGCCGCAATTGTAGGTCTGCGATCGAATGGTGCGCTGTGATCGCGTTCTTCTGTCTCTATAGAAAGCCCTCGGCCGCTCGGCATCCCGCGCCCCCGGGAAGACGGTCCTGCTCACTCCATTGCGCGGGCTGCGACTTCCCTGCCTTCGTTCGCTGCACTCACGAGGACGCCGCTGCGCTCCTCGTGCCTGCGGTGCTTGCGGGGTCGGGGGACGACCGAGACGGCCTCGCCCTTTCTGAGTCCGCCAAGATGCCGGCTGAGTGTGCAGCCGACAAAATCGTTCAGTACTGGCCCCACCCTAAGGGGAGTGTATCCTGTGTCGATTTACTCACACCGTTCTGGAAGATATACTTATAAAATCCGATAGCGTTGTTATGACTCACTTGTGACAGTAGAACCGCTGGATCCGGATCCTGAGTTGGTCTCCGAGCTTGAGTCCCGCCCAAAGTGGTTTCTGGAGCGGCTCTATGAAGTGTTCGCTGATGACGTGCTGGATACCAAGGCGCCGACACTGCGAGAAGTACTAGCTGATAGGCATACAGATCAGGTGAGACAGTTCCTCGAGGACTACGAGATACTGAGCGAGAGAAACGTCAATCGCCGCTATGCCGAGGAATACCTCAACAAATCACTCGGGATTAGTCGTGAAGACTTGGATGTGAGGGATCGGTATGAGCTTCTACTGGTCGTGTATGAGAACGGTTGTCGGGACAAGCTCCGGTCAATGATCATCAGGTCTGAGCTTTTCGCCGTCAAGAACGAGCGAGAGTTCCAGCTAGATCAAGAGCTCAACCTCGATGGTGTAGAGAATCGGGTTACTGCCTTCCTCCGAAAAGCGAACGTGGAGGAACAACATCTTGATCCGATCCAAACCACCGTCGATGAAAACGAGTCGTCGGTGGCACTGGATATCCGACAGGAGTATGGAAGGAAATATCGTAACGTCTTCGCGTTCAGGCAGTCACCAGGGCAAGAAAATGTGCCCGTGAACCCGTCGGTCGAAGGAACGTCATTCTATCCCCTTCGAAATATGAGTATTGGCGTTGAACCCAAAGATGGTGAAACCGTAATCACGTTCTCGAAATCAACAGATAACTGGGAAGGGACCCTCACTGAGCTGTTCTCCGATGTTTTTGGTGTCGGTAATCTATTCCAGAAGCTGGAAGAGAAGAGTTCGCCTGGCGTTCAAGAGATCCAGCAGGACACGATTGCGGCCGTAGAGGACGAGTCGACCGATACAGCCGATACCGTACGTGAGGCGGTCCAGCAGCGCACCGAGACAGCAGCGGAGCAGATTGACCAGTCTGACGAGCCTGAGGAGACGAAGGAGGACCTCAAGCAACGCGTTGAGACTTTCCGGCTCGTCGGGTACTCGATATCTAATGACCAGGCCACCAGCACCGACGAATTCACTATAATTGCGGACGACCTGAACCATGTTTTCGGTACTATTGAGGGGATTGAGCTTAGTTTCGAGGATTACCTAGAGAAGGCAGAGAAGGATAATATCCAGTTGATTTTCAAGATCCAGAACGAGCATGTGAAGCTGAGTGCCGGCGACTGGGAGCCGCTTCGAGGTCCTCGTATCACTGCCGGGAACAAGGAAGCGCTTGAAATCCTTCTGAGTGAGATGGATGAACCGGACTGTGATTGACCCAATTCGCTCGTTTATCGGACATGGAAAGCCAGTCCCATTAGATGATGTACCGGAGGCACTAAGGGACACTCAGTACGTCGAAGAACGGTTGATCGAGCCGTCTGAATGCCCTACCTGTGGTGACGGGGTTATCATCGTCGATGAGACCGATGACGCGTATGAGGTTCGATGCCATTCAAACCACTTTCGCACCGTCGCTAAATCCGAACGGATACGGTACGTACCATCATTCGACCGGTTACTTCGGGACATCGCGGCAGAACTTGATATCGAGGTCACATCGATCAACGACGATAATCTCCCGCGATACGTGATCGGGAAGACCTCCCGTGCTTTCACCCTGTATCTGGTGTATGCGCCGCGGCACTACGAGGATACGATCAAAGAGATCTATGAAGACGCTATTGAGCTGGGACAACCATCAATTCTCATCACACCGAGAAATACGATTTCTGAGATTGTTGAACTCCAGTTCTTGTTTTCTGTTGGCCATCTCGTCCAGGCAGTCCCGTTTCAGAAGATTGGCGAAAGCGAACTACTCACTGACTACCTAGATACTGCCGAACAGATTGAGCGGCTTGACGAGGACGTGATGGCCAAGCGCTTCGGGGACGACATCGACGAACTCAGGAAACGAGTGAAAGCTAACCCGAAGTACATCCTCTCGATTCTCTCTAATATCCGTATGCTCCGGGAAAATGGTGAGATCGGTCCGGGTAGTGGGGAACTCCTCGAAAACACTGCCGAGGCGGTGTTCATGCACCTCTTCCCGACACAGCCAGCGCGGGGTGGGGAAGCCGATTCAGGCGAGAATCTTCCGGATAACGTGTTCTACATCTGGGAGGAGGGCAACTATGACTTCATAGATTTCGAGCCGATTCTAGGGCTTGTCGACACCAAATCGGGGAAGGATGCGAATTTCGCGAAGGAGCCGGTCAGCGGGAAACACGATGACTACGTAAAGTCCGCAAGAAAACTATCGTTCAAGCACGGCTCTGTCGCTCATATCTTCGTTGTCCTAGATATCGATGGACAACAGGAGATCAAGTTTCACGACCGGATGAAACCCTCGTATGAAGAGAATATGTATCTGATTGTGCTGACTTTAGATGCACTGGTCACAATATTCGCTGCGTATCTTTCCAGCGTGGTCTCTAATGAGTTGAAACTCAATATGGCGAACTTCTCCAGAGCGGTTTATCCGCTGTTCCATCGGGACACATTCAATTCTGAAGAGTTTCAGCACCTCCGCCGAATATTTAGAGAGGTAGGACAGGAGCCTGAGGTATACCAAATGAAACTGCTGGAGCGACCGGACCTCATGGTCATCAATGACAAGGTGGTCATGGAACACCTCCGCACCCTCATTGAAGGGCCTGCGGAGGTAGAAGAAATTCTCAGCCAATATTTCCAGTAAGTACTGCTTGGCCTGTTATCAAGCCATTATCACGCACAACGTGGCGTCTCAGAGAATTGCACATCCCGCAAATCACCTTCGAACTCGATTGTCCCGACAAAATCCGACGATCAGCTTGAACACTTGCTAAAGAGGCTGAGGTCGTCGGCGTGACGAGGGGCGTCCATCCCGCAGGCTTCGCCGTGATCTGCCTGTACAAAGCCGGGTGAGAAACGGGTCGCTAGTTGATTCAGTCCGACGCTACCGGATGAACGGGTGGTTCGTCACGGCTCGCCCCGTTCGCCGCATGCCGCCCTCCGCGTCGCTCGCGACCGACCATTCCGGGCTGTCGCGGTCTCGTTCCTACGTCACTCGACCGCGTTCCGGGCTAAAATGAATGTGCCCTCGACGCCAGCATTAAGCGCGTTTTCGGTTGCGCCCCTCGCGGGCTTTCGCGTTCCAGCGCTTTGGGCCGTTCCGCGCGGCGAGTCACACCACGACTCGCCGTGCTTACGACCGTCGCCCTGGACACGAACCCGCAGTCCGGGCCGGACACGAGAAACGGCTTAACGCTGGCCGCTCGCTCCGGGCGGGTCGGCGCGCGGTGCTGGTTGGGTAGCCTCCCTGAGGCGCGCTCTCGCTCGCGCCCCAGGGGGCGCTCGCGAAGGCGCGAGCGAGAGCGCGCAGATGATTCTGTCGGTCGTTGTCGTCGGAAAACCGCGATGTCAGAGCATCGCGGTGTCGGGCGCGTGAGCGCCTTCGTCGGAAATCACCCTGTAAGTGATTCCAATGTCAAGTAAGAACGTTCCCAGTGAAGTAGTTTCGGTCGATGAACAGGCGTTCGAAAACGCGGACGAAGCGGAAGTCGACGAGGACGGCTTTGAGGTCGTCGATGAGACGCCTGAGTTCCAGGCGACGGTGCAGATGGAGGTGCAGGCAAAGGTCGATGCGAACCACCCGGACGGGATGGTCGACACCAGTGACGAGCGGATCTACGGTGCGACCCTCGAACAGGAAGAGCGCATTCGTGCGCGGGAAGCTGAACTGGAGCGCATCAGTGCCCAGGCAGAGCTGGGGACGCAAGACGGTCGCGAAAAGCGGACGCGAGATATCGCGGCGAAACGGAGCGCTGAGCGGCGTGCAGAGTTCCAGAAGCGGGCGGCGAGCGTGAACCCGATGGCTGACCCGGAACGAGGTGATCCTCGTGCAGAACTTACGCAGGAGCAGTTGGCGGCGGTGAACAAGCAGTCGGTGCGGCTGGCGAAGAAACTGGATGGCTGGTCGCGAGCAGCGATTGGTCGGCGGCTGGGTGAAGCCGTGGTCGGTGGGAAAGACCTGATGAGCGCGGTCGTCGGGGTGTTCGAAGAGTTGCAGACGGCTCCGGGGACGGTGATTCCCATCGGGACGCTCGAGGACGTCAATCGCAAAGAGGTGAGCATCGAAGGTCGCGTGACGGTGCTTTGGGAGCCGTCGAGTCCAGCCATTTCCCAAGTTGGTCTCATCGAAGACGACAGTGGGAAAACGAAGTTCACCAGCTGGAAAGCATCAGATGCCCCCTGGAT from Halomarina pelagica carries:
- a CDS encoding C-terminal helicase domain-containing protein, with the translated sequence MTDETPPDIPEVLAPLKEFQQQTAKYVFNRLYTDEDYTRRFLIADEVGLGKTLVARAVIAQTIQHLWDDLDRVDIVYVCSNSSIARQNLDRLVLSDDQEHAYSSRITLLPKETHSFEENKVNYISFTPGTSFDLKSSLGRMEERVVLYHLLREPWDLEGMAPLNVLQGRASHQRFRSRVANFDVDLDEQLSHSFIEALEDRPALKTEFKDLCDHYVQFNSQVSESVRKRRRDLIGDIRNVLASVCVDALEPDLIILDEFQRFKHLLEGDTEEGDLAQRLFTYSNAAAEARVLLLSATPYKMYTMAHERDENHLADFVRTLEFLVGPDAAKEIQELLDSYRRSLYQQHDSIDEQLLELKTAIESRLSQVMVRTERLAASPDRNGMLTEIPSNGMGLQPPEVQAYLELRSVNELLEGPSIMNYWKSSPYLLNFMNDYSLKRKFRRALDDGGVYPQLVSQLSESQYLNLSASAIESYERVELRNATLRSLVDDIIETGAWRLLWLPPSLPYYEPGGPFGEPDISGLTKRLVFSSWQVVPKSIAAMVSYEAERRIVSEFDPEASYSTGRNTRGYLLRIAENDGRLTGMPLFSLLYPSVTLATIGDPSMITPTEEGRDRPSQETVRATIADRIESRLQPLLDRVPHDSLDTGGPHSHDEAWYWAAPLLLDLENYETAITAWLGRSDLASLWQGELADRASSSEHKHWDAHIARFRQMAAGEIPLGAPPDDLVETLTDIALGGPATCALRALTRIVDTEDESNLEAAITGAAQVGWGFRSVFNLPETTSLIRSLHPAEPYWRRIPEYCRDGNFQAVLDEWVHMLNDFGLADEPPEVVATTVSERMVQALSLRTASAKLDDVQVHDGDIDLQEKGIRCHFGLQFGDVEDFDSSTTIRTDQVRRAFNSPFWPFVLATTSVGQEGLDFHPYCHAVVHWNLPSNPVDLEQREGRVHRYKGHAVRKNVARAYQSQVLPTRNGVDVWSELFEHASRSAEATDTDLVPYWVFTNSNGESARIERHAPVLPVSREEQRLTELKQSLAVYRMAFGQPRQDDLVEYLLQHLSEDELGEQFDDLRIDLSPPQL
- a CDS encoding DNA-binding protein, translating into MSSKNVPSEVVSVDEQAFENADEAEVDEDGFEVVDETPEFQATVQMEVQAKVDANHPDGMVDTSDERIYGATLEQEERIRAREAELERISAQAELGTQDGREKRTRDIAAKRSAERRAEFQKRAASVNPMADPERGDPRAELTQEQLAAVNKQSVRLAKKLDGWSRAAIGRRLGEAVVGGKDLMSAVVGVFEELQTAPGTVIPIGTLEDVNRKEVSIEGRVTVLWEPSSPAISQVGLIEDDSGKTKFTSWKASDAPWIEEGERVRMHGAAKNWYNGRVSVALTGWSTLHFPERGRWWE